From the Lathyrus oleraceus cultivar Zhongwan6 chromosome 4, CAAS_Psat_ZW6_1.0, whole genome shotgun sequence genome, one window contains:
- the LOC127074379 gene encoding BTB/POZ domain-containing protein SR1IP1: protein MKRTSEWNYSQEIPSDVTIQIGEASYSLHKFPLISKSGYIRKLISQSSDATSDTPLIELIDIPGGSEAFELAAKFCYGINFEISVENIAMLRCVAEYLEMAEDYSVGNLTGRTDSYLNDVALKSMSGAISILHISETLLPVAEKAKLVSRCIDAIAYIASKESQFCSSGRSDGSSNERVMNSSTASHLRPVVDWWAEDLTVLRIDFFQRVLIAMMARGFKQCGIGPIIMLYSQKSLRGLEIFGKGRKEIEPHEEHEKRIILEILVSLMPREKNAISVGFLSIWLKAAIYLETTVACRFDLERRIAMQLGQAVLDDLLIPSYSGETSFDVDTVQRIMMNYLESELENHSGYNEQDEYFSSPQRDVIKVGRLLESYLAEIATDRNLSVSKFICLAELMPEKSRTIEDGMYRAIDIYLKAHPFLSDADRKKVCSMMDCQKLSREARAHAAQNSRLPAQNVAQVLYYDQQRLRDFMDGTGSVGSDSPSTPDKRNVYSSELYPASNEVSKLRRENEELKLEITKLKTKIKEIEKCTVEYGVSTNSPLLNSSSPSADKPPLHRKSFLNSVSRKLGRLSPFSRNGPILTPAKDRIKLDKVRRYSIS from the exons ATGAAGAGAACAAGTGAATG GAACTATTCTCAGGAGATTCCAAGTGATGTCACTATTCAAATTGGTGAAGCTTCTTATTCATTGCACAAG TTTCCATTAATTTCGAAAAGTGGATATATAAGGAAGCTCATTTCACAATCTAGTGATGCTACTTCGGATACTCCGCTGATTGAACTCATTGACATCCCGGGTGGATCAGAAGCATTTGAACTAGCAGCAAAATTCTGCTATGGTATAAACTTCGAAATAAGCGTCGAAAACATCGCTATGCTACGCTGCGTGGCCGAGTATCTTGAGATGGCAGAAGACTATTCGGTCGGAAACTTGACAGGAAGAACCGATTCTTATTTGAATGACGTCGCACTCAAGAGCATGTCAGGAGCAATATCTATCTTACATATATCAGAAACTCTTCTTCCAGTTGCAGAGAAAGCGAAATTGGTTAGTAGATGCATAGATGCGATAGCATATATAGCATCGAAAGAAAGCCAGTTTTGTTCATCTGGTAGAAGTGATGGTAGTAGCAATGAAAGAGTGATGAACTCTTCCACTGCTTCTCATCTCAGGCCAGTTGTTGATTGGTGGGCTGAAGATCTTACTGTTCTTAGAATTGATTTTTTTCAAAGAGTTCTAATTGCTATGATGGCTAGAGGGTTTAAACAGTGTGGTATTGGTCCTATTATAATGCTTTATTCACAGAAATCTCTCAGAGGTTTG GAGATATTTGGAAAGGGAAGGAAGGAGATCGAACCGCATGAAGAGCATGAAAAGAGAATCATTTTAGAGATACTAGTGAGCCTAATGCCGAGGGAGAAGAATGCGATATCCGTCGGTTTTCTCTCTATATGGCTTAAGGCAGCAATATATCTTGAGACAACTGTTGCTTGCAGGTTTGATTTGGAGAGGAGAATAGCCATGCAGTTAGGACAAGCCGTTTTGGATGATCTTCTTATTCCTTCTTATAGCGGCGAAACCTCGTTCGATGTAGATACCGTGCAAAGAATCATGATGAATTACCTTGAATCTGAACTTGAAAATCATTCAGGCTATAATGAACAAGATGAATACTTTTCTTCTCCACAAAGGGATGTTATTAAGGTTGGAAGGCTATTAGAGAGTTATCTTGCTGAAATAGCGACCGATAGAAATTTATCGGTTTCGAAGTTTATCTGTCTTGCTGAACTAATGCCTGAGAAATCAAGAACAATAGAAGATGGAATGTATAGAGCCATAGACATCTATCTTAAG GCTCATCCGTTTCTAAGCGACGCGGACAGAAAGAAAGTTTGCAGCATGATGGACTGTCAGAAGCTATCGCGAGAGGCGCGCGCACATGCTGCGCAAAACAGTCGACTTCCTGCTCAAAATGTGGCTCAAGTTCTCTATTATGACCAGCAGCGTCTTCGCGACTTTATGGATGGAACTGGCAGCGTAGGTTCGGATTCTCCTTCGACGCCTGACAAGAGGAATGTATACTCATCAGAGCTTTATCCCGCTTCAAATGAGGTTTCGAAACTAAGAAGAGAAAATGAAGAACTGAAGTTAGAGATAACGAAACTTAAAACGAAAATAAAAGAGATTGAAAAATGTACAGTTGAATATGGTGTTAGTACTAATAGTCCTTTGTTAAATTCTTCCTCACCTTCAGCTGATAAGCCTCCTTTGCATAGAAAATCATTCCTAAACTCAGTGTCCCGAAAACTCGGCCGTCTTTCTCCGTTTTCACGCAATGGTCCTATCTTAACACCGGCCAAAGATCGCATAAAGCTAGACAAGGTTCGACGCTACTCCATATCGTAA
- the LOC127074380 gene encoding ribonuclease III domain-containing protein RNC1, chloroplastic isoform X1, translating into MNLSSTFTLSPKPHSLSSSSSISPNPIQFTTKTPYPTTHPKTLRITATTINSPQQLPPNSPQRLLKELDQYKTKKPNSPTKTTPSRISILKPPLQNKKLAKRILNSPQLTLNSFPVLSSCLPQVPLGNTDAAWMELHLMEVKQALGYPLESFEEMLGGEDSPGKQFDTLLYLAFQHPTSGKVRHVRCAQSRLFFLGQYVLELALVEFFLQRYPREGPGPMRERIFGLIGKHRLPKWIKDASLHNLIFPNVDMGRLVRKEREQIVKSVFWALFGAIYLCFGMPEVYRVLFEVFGMDPDAEECQPKLRRQLEDIDHVSAEFEGKLSWQDMVSYKPPADALFAHPRLFRACIPPGMHRFRGNVWDYDSRPQVMQILGYPLEMTDRIPEITKARNVELGLGLQLCFLHPSNYKYDHPRFCFERLEYLGQKIQDLVMAERLLMKHLDAPGFWIQERHRRVLMNRYCGRYLRAKELHRFIIYPEKVRNSYERNHRLRNPASESVQQALHGLSYAVYGKREVRRLMFEVFDVEQVQPKRNIYVKR; encoded by the exons ATGAACCTCTCTTCCACCTTCACACTTTCCCCAAAACCACACTCACTCTCATCCTCATCCTCAATCTCTCCCAATCCAATCCAATTCACCACCAAAACCCCATACCCAACAACACACCCAAAAACCCTCCGCATTACCGCAACAACCATAAACTCACCCCAACAACTTCCTCCAAACAGCCCTCAACGCCTCCTCAAAGAACTCGATCAATACAAAACCAAAAAACCAAATTCACCGACCAAAACAACACCTTCAAGAATCTCAATCCTAAAACCACCGCTACAAAACAAAAAACTCGCAAAGAGAATCCTCAACAGTCCTCAACTAACCCTAAACTCATTCCCCGTTTTGAGTTCATGTCTACCTCAAGTGCCTCTCGGAAACACCGACGCCGCGTGGATGGAACTTCACTTGATGGAAGTGAAGCAGGCGTTGGGGTATCCTTTGGAGTCTTTTGAGGAGATGCTTGGGGGAGAAGATAGCCCTGGGAAACAGTTTGATACGCTGTTGTATTTGGCGTTTCAGCATCCCACGAGCGGGAAGGTGAGGCACGTGAGGTGTGCGCAGTCGAGGTTGTTCTTTTTGGGGCAGTATGTGCTTGAGCTTGCTTTGGTAGAGTTTTTCTTGCAGAGGTATCCGAGGGAGGGACCGGGTCCGATGAGGGAACGGATTTTTGGGTTGATTGGGAAGCATAGATTGCCCAAGTGGATTAAAGATGCTAGCTTGCATAATTTGATATTCCCTAATGTTGATATGGGTAGGTTGGTGAGAAAAGAAAGGGAGCAAATAGTCAA GTCTGTCTTTTGGGCTTTGTTTGGGGCAATCTATCTATGTTTTGGCATGCCTGAAGTGTATCGTGTTCTTTTTGAAGTCTTTGGAATGGATCCAGATGCTGAGGAATGCCAACCCAAATTGCGTAGGCAACTTGAAGACATAGATCATGTATCTGCTGAATTTGAAGGCAAACTAAGCTGGCAAGATATGGTTTCCTATAAG CCTCCTGCAGATGCCTTGTTTGCACATCCACGGTTGTTCAGAGCTTGTATTCCCCCAGGAATGCATCGGTTTAGAGGAAATGTATGGGATTATGATAGCAGGCCCCAGGTTATGCAAATCCTTGGATATCCATTAGAAATGACCGATAGAATTCCAGAAATTACTAAAGCTAGGAATGTAGAGCTTGGACTTGGTTTGCAG CTATGTTTCTTGCATCCATCAAATTACAAATATGATCATCCTCGATTTTGCTTCGAGAGATTAGAATACCTTGGTCAAAAGATACAG GATTTGGTGATGGCAGAAAGATTGTTGATGAAGCATTTAGATGCTCCAGGTTTTTGGATACAAGAGAGGCACCGCCGCGTTCTTATGAACAGGTATTGTGGAAGATATTTGAGGGCAAAAGAACTCCACCGATTTATTATATACCCTGAAAAGGTTCGAAATTCGTATGAGCGCAATCATAGACTGAGAAACCCGGCCTCAGAATCTGTTCAACAAGCCCTTCACGGGCTTTCGTATGCAGTTTATGGGAAACGCGAAGTGAGACGACTAATGTTTGAGGTTTTTGATGTTGAGCAAGTTCAGCCTAAAAGGAATATATATGTGAAGAGATAG
- the LOC127074380 gene encoding ribonuclease III domain-containing protein RNC1, chloroplastic isoform X2: protein MHRFRGNVWDYDSRPQVMQILGYPLEMTDRIPEITKARNVELGLGLQLCFLHPSNYKYDHPRFCFERLEYLGQKIQDLVMAERLLMKHLDAPGFWIQERHRRVLMNRYCGRYLRAKELHRFIIYPEKVRNSYERNHRLRNPASESVQQALHGLSYAVYGKREVRRLMFEVFDVEQVQPKRNIYVKR from the exons ATGCATCGGTTTAGAGGAAATGTATGGGATTATGATAGCAGGCCCCAGGTTATGCAAATCCTTGGATATCCATTAGAAATGACCGATAGAATTCCAGAAATTACTAAAGCTAGGAATGTAGAGCTTGGACTTGGTTTGCAG CTATGTTTCTTGCATCCATCAAATTACAAATATGATCATCCTCGATTTTGCTTCGAGAGATTAGAATACCTTGGTCAAAAGATACAG GATTTGGTGATGGCAGAAAGATTGTTGATGAAGCATTTAGATGCTCCAGGTTTTTGGATACAAGAGAGGCACCGCCGCGTTCTTATGAACAGGTATTGTGGAAGATATTTGAGGGCAAAAGAACTCCACCGATTTATTATATACCCTGAAAAGGTTCGAAATTCGTATGAGCGCAATCATAGACTGAGAAACCCGGCCTCAGAATCTGTTCAACAAGCCCTTCACGGGCTTTCGTATGCAGTTTATGGGAAACGCGAAGTGAGACGACTAATGTTTGAGGTTTTTGATGTTGAGCAAGTTCAGCCTAAAAGGAATATATATGTGAAGAGATAG